The sequence GATTATTTCTTCATCAAGTAAAGGTAAATCACCGGAAATTACTAACACATGATCATTGATTGTTCTTAATGTGGAATTTAGATCTTCTACATAACCAATTCCTGATGTATCAAAAGTTTCAATGTTATTTTCTTCGAGTAATTTTTTTGTCTTAGGGGAATTACAACTAGTAACGGCTAGAATTTTTGAAAAAGAATTTGAGTTTTTTAATGAATGAACAACATGTAGAATTACAGGTTTTTTAAATTTGAGTAATAGTTTTTCATCATCTAAATTCATTCTAGTACCTTTGCCGCCAGCCATTACAAGACAGATCATATTGAAACAAACACCATCAAAGAAGCTAATCGAGTGAATTCATTGGTGGCTCCTAGCACATCACCAGTAACACCACCAAAACTACGAGTGGATAAAGCCAGGAGAAACATTGTCAAAACAATAGTTACACCAAGCATTATCAATCCTGTTGTTTCACCAATTACAATTACAGGAATAAGCATTATGAGAAATGCTGCTGTGAGTTTTTTCTTATCTTTCATGAATTCAACAAAAGGAGAATTTGATCCTAATGAAGCTGATTTGCCCAAACTAGCCATCAAAACCATTGAAAATTTTGCCAAAATTTCACTAATCAAAATTGCCTTAAACAAATCAAATCCACTTGTAAGAGAAATAGTAATTATCAAACCAATGAGATACAATACAATTGTAACAATTCCTGCCGAACCTGTAGAAAGATCCTTCATTGCTTTGAGTTTTTTATCTTTTGATCCTTTCACCATCAATCCATCTGCAAAATCAGCTAAACCATCGGCATGATGTATACCTGTAACTATTGCAATAGATGCAACAACTAACAAACTAACCAACAATGGTTCCAAAAAGAAAGATAGTCCAAAACCTAATGAACCAATTAAAAGTCCAATAGCTATTCCAACTATAGGAAACATGAACATGTATTTTGCAATAGTATCTAACGAAGCATTTGTTGATGGGAATATTGTTAAAAATGAAAAAACAGATCCAATTTCTTTAAACAAGTACCCACCATCCTACAATAGACAAAATAAAAATTATTGGAATAGATACAATTCCAAAAAAGAGTACAGAGGTAAGTTTCATAATAGAAATTGCAGAATGTACATCCTCTTTTGTTAGAATTATTTCACCATCGCCTAATTTGTAATGATTAATTTTTTCAAATTTTGTTTCTAAAGCTCCAGCTAAAGCAGCCATAGGATATCCAGCATTAGGACTTTCAGTTTTTTTACCATCTCTGATCATTATTTTGTAAGACTCTCTCCAATTATTTTGTAAAATTGCAGCAGAAATTATCATTATAATCCCTGTCAGTCTAGATGGAATATAATTTAGAATACTGTCACAAGTTGCTGCAAACCAACCAACATTTTTAAAAATATCAGTTTTGTATCCAACCATAGAATCTGCGGTGTTAATTATACGATATACAAATGCTCCAGGCAATCCAAGAAGAGCATAATAAAATAATGGCCCAGTGATTCCATCGACGGTATTTTCACTAATACTCTCAAGTACACCTGAAAGTACATGATTTTTGTCTAAATTTTTGGTATTACGCTTAACAATCATAGATAAGTGAATTCTTGCCAAATCAAGATTATCCTCATCTAAGGATTCTATAACAGATTTTGCATGTTTTTCCATTCCACGAATAGCAATTGTAGTTTTTAATAACAATCCACCAACAATTACAAAAACAATCAGTGATAGATAATCAATAGTTATCAACGAAATTCCAATATTCAAAACAAAAAGTAGTAGAATTACTAAACCAGAAGTAATAGTAACAACACAGACACCTCCAAATTTTTCTATCACAGGATGTTCATTTTTTGCCATAGGAGTAAGTTTAGCAATCAAAGTTCCAATCCAAGCTGTAGGATGATATTTATTTTTAGGATCTCCAAACTTCAAATCAAGTAAAATTGCAAAACCAATTACAAAAATAGATTCAATAATCATTTCAACATCTTCTCAATAGATTGTATATCAAGATTAGATTCTACAGTTTTTGCCAATTTATTTAATTCATTGTCAATTTTTGAAATATTTCTCTTAGTCCATTGAATATCTTTAGGAGTGGCATTAAGTGAATCTTCTTCAGGTAGGTCTAATGGGATTAATGGAATAGTGCCTACAACAGGTATTTTTGTAATATTTTTGAGTTTTTTAAATCCAGGTTTTAATACGTCTAAATCTCCTCTGAATTTGTTAAAGATGAAACCTTTTACAAGTTTTTGATATTTTTTTTCAATTAAAGCCATGGTTCCAACTAGACTTGCAAAAGAACCACCTTTGTCAATATCTGAAACCAATAAAACAGATGCATTAGCTTTTTGAGCAATCCTCATGTTTGCAATATCAAATTTTTGTAAATTAATTTCAGCTGGAGAACCTGCACCTTCTAAAATAACTAAATCATAGTTTTTCTGCAATATTTTAAGAGATTTAACTGCAACATCAATTCCTTTTTGATTTACAAATTTTTCATAATATTCTTTTGCGTGCATTTTCTTGTATCGTTTTCCATTTAGATATACAATACTGTTGTAGTTTCCTATTGGTTTTAGTAAAATTGGATTTAGATCAGGAGTAATTTCGCATCTAGAACCAATAGCCTGAATTGCTTGAGCACGAGAAATCTCAAATTCAGGCGTAACATATGCAAAATTTGACATATTTTGAGATTTGAAAGGTGCAACACGGTAACCTTTATCAGAAAAAATTCTGCAAAGCGCTGCCACCAACGTTGTTTTTCCTGCTCCAGAAGAAGTTCCTTGAATCATCAAAGATTTCATTTTATTTTCTCCAATACATTTACAAGTTTTAAATTGTCTTTATGGGCTTTAACAGCAATTCTAATATGATGGTTATCTAATCCTCTAAAATTTTTACAATCTCTGATCAAAATTTTGTGTTCGAGTAATTTCTTTTGTAATTCGGTCGAATTTTTTTTTGTTTTAATTAAAATGAAATTAGTTGAAGAGTCATCACAATCAAATCCTTTTAATTTATTTATTTTATTTCTTAAAAAGATTAATTCTTTTTCAATAATAGAATTAGATTTAACAAGATGAGATTTATTTTTAAGGGCAGTATTTGCTGCATCTTGAGCTAACGAATTTACGCTCCACGGTATTTGTATTTTTTTTAAAACGTTAATGATTTCTTTTGAGCCTGCTGCATATCCAATACGGATTCCAGGTAATGCAAATGATTTAGTTAACGAACGTAAAACAAAAAGATTTTTGTGATTTTTAACATATGATATAATCGATTCATTTGATGCTGGAACCATTTCTATAAAACATTCATCTAAAAATACAATTGTAGATAATTTTTTTGCTTTTTTAATTATTTGTAGTAATTCTTTTTTTGATAATAATTGTCCTGTTGGATTATTTGGATTACAGATGAATACACACCCATTTTTTGGAATTTTTGAAATGAATACATCAAGATTTTTAGATAAATTCATTGTTTTAAAATAAGAAATTTGACATTCATTGAGTTTAGCTACTGCTTCATATTCTTGAAAAGTTGGAATTGGGATCAACACTTTAGTTTTTTTAGATAAAAATGCAAAACAGAAATTATAAAGAATTTCAATTGCACCATTCCCAACTATCAGATTTGATTTTTCTAATTTTGTATATTTTTTTAGGCTTGAAATCACCGTTGATGAACTAGAATCTGGATAGTGTTTGATATTTTCAATATTTTTTTTAAGAGATTTTTTTACAGTAAATGGAGTACCTGCAGGCGATACATTTGAACTAAAATCGATGATTTTTGAATCAATGCTTTGTGAAGAATTTCGTCCCCCATGAAGTACTGGTATATGATTAATGATCGAGGGTTTTGTTCGTATTTTCACAGTTCCAAATAGAATTAGTCGATTTAGTATGTTTGGGTAATACAGAAAACGATTATTAGTTGAAACCGATCAATATTCAAAATATGAGTAAAAAAAGAGTGGCAATTATTGGGGTTACAGGTTCTGTGGGTCAGGAATTTGTTCAGTCATTAAATAACCATCCATGGTTTGAAGTTACTCAAATTGCAGCATCCTCACGTTCAGCAGGAAAAAAATATCTGGATTCAATTAAAGATGCAAGTGGAATTATAGCATGGGATGTGGGTGGAGAAATCCCAGAACATATCAAAGAAATGACAGTAAAATCAGTTGATGAGTTAGATATTTCTCAATTAGATTTAGTATTTTCAGCAGTAGAATCAGAGGCAGCCAGAGCTATAGAAACTAAGATGGCTGCAGATTTACCAGTTATCTCTACAAGTTCTGCTTATAGATATGAAGATGATGTACCAATCTTAATCCCAGGAATTAATGATGAGCAAACAGAATTACTTGAAACTCAAAAAAAGAATAGGAATTGGAAAGGTTGGGTAGCTCCATTACCAAATTGTACTACAACGGGTTTAGCAATTACATTAAAACCATTACTTGAAAAATATGGAGCAAAAAAAGTTATGATGACTTCAATGCAAGCAATATCCGGAGGTGGAAAATCTGGGGTATCAGCAATGGGGATTACTGATAACATCATTCCATATATTCCAAAAGAAGAAGGTAAAGTAAGATTAGAAACAAGGAAAATATTAGGCAAGCTAATAGATGGAAAAATTGAAGATGCAGATATCCGAATTAGTTGTACTTGTACAAGAGTTCCTGTAATTGATGGACATACAGAATCAGTTTTTGTAGAAACTACAGAAAAAATTGATCCTACAAAAGCAAAAGAAACCTATGATCAATGTAACAAAGACATTTCAGTAGCTGGTTTACCATCTGCTCCTGAAAAATACTATGCATTTCATGAAGACCCAACTAGACCTCAACCAAGAATGGAAAGAAATGTTGGAGATGGAATGACTACAACTATCGGAAGAGTTGAAACTGAAGAATTATTTGATAACGGTTTGAAATACATGTTATTTTCTCACAATAAAAAAATGGGTTCAGCAAAGGGAGCAGTTTTGTTGGCAGAAATGTTATACAAAAAAGGTAAGATTTAGAGAATTTATTGCAATTTTTACAATAATAACTTTATAAGATCCAGAAAACTAGATCGACTCAGGTGTTTTAGACGGCAAAAGTAGATGACTTAGATTTACAAATTTTATCAGAATTATCCAATGACGCCTCAATTTCAGTTCCCCGTTTATCAAAAAAAATTAATGTTAATTCATCTGTAGTGTATTCAAGAATCAAGCGATTAGTTAAGAGAAAACTGATTGAACGTTTTACCATTGTTGTTAATGATGAAGAATTGGGTTACAGTGTTAAAGCATTAACTGGAATCAATATGGATACAAAAAAACGAGATCATATAATTGAGGAATTATTCAAAATAGACGGAGTCAGAGAAGTTGCAGAAGTTACAGGTAGATTTGACATTCTAGTTACAATGTATTCAAAATCATTAGATCAAATGCATAAAATGGTCTCTGAGCGAATTGGCAGAATTGAAGGAATTCAGTCATCTGAATCGTTTATTGAAATGAAATCACGAATGAAAGCAATGCCATATATGCCATCAAAGGACAGTGACTAATATTGCAAAAGCAAAAATCCGAATCCAGAGTAGCAGTATATTATGAATTAACAAAGCCAAAAATTTGGTATTTACTAGTTTTTACAGCATTTGGTGCAGCATTAACAGCTTCCAATATTTACGACATAGAAATATCTCCTGCAACATGGCTACTAATGTTATTTTCAGTTGCAGCTGGTTCAGCAGCAGCAAATACTTTGACAAATTATCATGATAGAGATATCGATGCCATTATGGAAAGAACAAAAGACAGACCTCTACCATCAAAAAGAATCTACCCTGCAGTAAAGGCAAGGAATTTTGGATTAGCATTAGCAGGCATCTCTCTAGTTCTAGCATTTGGAATTTCTTTTACAACGACATTAGAACAAGGAACATGGGCAACTGCTTTCATTGCATTTGGATTAGTAAATAACATCATAATTTACTCATATGTTTTAAAACGAAATTCTAGGACTAACATTATTTTAGGTGGATTATGTGGAGGTTCACCTCCAATGATTGGATGGGTAGCAGTAAGTATGTCAGATTTATGGACAATGGGTCTTGCCATGGCAGGTTTAGTGTTCATTTGGATTCCAATGCATATTTGGGCACTCACTTTACATTTTAAAGAAGATTATAACAAAGTCAATGTTCCAATGTTGACTGCAGTACAATCAGAAAAAACTTCTGCAAGGGCTATTGCAATTTCAACAGTCGTAATGGTATTATTTTCAATTGCCCCATTTTTCATTACAACTCAAAGCGGTGAAGAAATGGTTGGAGCAGTATATCTATGGACTGCAATTGCATCAGGTGCATTAATGGTAGGATTATCAATATGGGTCATAGTCAAACCAATGGAAAAAGCAGCCTGGACATTGTTTAAATTCTCTAGTCCATACTTGGCAGTATTGTTTATTGCACTAATGGTTGATTCTGCATTATAAAATACTCCCTTCATCATCTAAGCTATTTAATTCTTTAGTGATTTCAGAATGATTTTCTACCAGATTTTTGAGATCATTTTTTAATTCTTCAGAATTCCATTCAGATGAAATTAGAGATGTCAATTTTGCAACAATCTTCCACTGAATATTGTTTTGATCATCAATTAATTTTAAAAATTGTTCTCCTTTTTCTTGATCATTCATAATTTTTTGACATTTTACAATCATAAAAAGTTAGCATTGGTAATTACATAATTTCAAAGTTTTATTAGTAAATAATATGTATTTTTTTTAAATGCAATGCAGTATATCAGAATGCAAAGAAAAAGCTATAGAAACTGTAAAAATTAGTTTTAGAGAAACAAGAAATCTATGTAAAATACATTACAAATTATTTGAAAATAAGGACAAAAAACACAACCCAATATTTTCCAAGGCATCAGATGTTTAGTACTCAGTTATTTTTACATGATAAAATTATTGAAAGATTTAACATCTACTATTTTCAAAGTACAATATGGCAGCCAAGAAAATGAGTAAGCCTAAGAAAATTAGTAAACCTAAGAAGACAGTAAAAAAAACTGTCTCTAAACCTAAAAAACAAGTTTCAAATTCATTAAAAAAACCAGAATTTGAAAAAGCTTGGAAAGACTACAATTCTGCTTTGAGCGGTTGGAAAGATTCACTTGCACAATGGCAAAAAGCCACAAATGAAACTTTGATGACATATCATGATGCATGTCAAAAAGCATTAGAATCAGATGCAGAATTATTGAAAAAAGTTAGTTCAAGTTGGGAAAATACTTGGGAAGAAATTGGACCTGAATATATCAAACAACAAACAAAGATGATGGAAAATATCTTTAAAGAAACTAACATTGAATCAATTAAAAAATTTAATATTCAATGGGAAAAATTTCTAAAATCCTCTGGTGATGATTCGATTATAGCATATCAAGAGGCAATCAAGAAATTCAATCAGGCGTGGCAATCAGGACAAATGTAATTATTTCCAAGTTAACAAAACAAGTTTTTATTTTTTCATTTTAGTTATTCTGAAGACTTTACATCCACATACTGAGCAAATTCCTTTAATTGCAG comes from Nitrosopumilus oxyclinae and encodes:
- a CDS encoding Lrp/AsnC family transcriptional regulator, which encodes MYSRIKRLVKRKLIERFTIVVNDEELGYSVKALTGINMDTKKRDHIIEELFKIDGVREVAEVTGRFDILVTMYSKSLDQMHKMVSERIGRIEGIQSSESFIEMKSRMKAMPYMPSKDSD
- the cyoE gene encoding heme o synthase — its product is MQKQKSESRVAVYYELTKPKIWYLLVFTAFGAALTASNIYDIEISPATWLLMLFSVAAGSAAANTLTNYHDRDIDAIMERTKDRPLPSKRIYPAVKARNFGLALAGISLVLAFGISFTTTLEQGTWATAFIAFGLVNNIIIYSYVLKRNSRTNIILGGLCGGSPPMIGWVAVSMSDLWTMGLAMAGLVFIWIPMHIWALTLHFKEDYNKVNVPMLTAVQSEKTSARAIAISTVVMVLFSIAPFFITTQSGEEMVGAVYLWTAIASGALMVGLSIWVIVKPMEKAAWTLFKFSSPYLAVLFIALMVDSAL
- a CDS encoding cobalamin biosynthesis protein, yielding MIIESIFVIGFAILLDLKFGDPKNKYHPTAWIGTLIAKLTPMAKNEHPVIEKFGGVCVVTITSGLVILLLFVLNIGISLITIDYLSLIVFVIVGGLLLKTTIAIRGMEKHAKSVIESLDEDNLDLARIHLSMIVKRNTKNLDKNHVLSGVLESISENTVDGITGPLFYYALLGLPGAFVYRIINTADSMVGYKTDIFKNVGWFAATCDSILNYIPSRLTGIIMIISAAILQNNWRESYKIMIRDGKKTESPNAGYPMAALAGALETKFEKINHYKLGDGEIILTKEDVHSAISIMKLTSVLFFGIVSIPIIFILSIVGWWVLV
- a CDS encoding NTP transferase domain-containing protein; protein product: MICLVMAGGKGTRMNLDDEKLLLKFKKPVILHVVHSLKNSNSFSKILAVTSCNSPKTKKLLEENNIETFDTSGIGYVEDLNSTLRTINDHVLVISGDLPLLDEEIIKKITNQFDPKKIWTSILVTNKFLTALGLESDFSVNFDGQTCHYTGISLVNSEKVSSLENLDENYIIIDDKRIAFNLNSKKDYDLLGTA
- the asd gene encoding aspartate-semialdehyde dehydrogenase, with the translated sequence MSKKRVAIIGVTGSVGQEFVQSLNNHPWFEVTQIAASSRSAGKKYLDSIKDASGIIAWDVGGEIPEHIKEMTVKSVDELDISQLDLVFSAVESEAARAIETKMAADLPVISTSSAYRYEDDVPILIPGINDEQTELLETQKKNRNWKGWVAPLPNCTTTGLAITLKPLLEKYGAKKVMMTSMQAISGGGKSGVSAMGITDNIIPYIPKEEGKVRLETRKILGKLIDGKIEDADIRISCTCTRVPVIDGHTESVFVETTEKIDPTKAKETYDQCNKDISVAGLPSAPEKYYAFHEDPTRPQPRMERNVGDGMTTTIGRVETEELFDNGLKYMLFSHNKKMGSAKGAVLLAEMLYKKGKI
- a CDS encoding pyridoxal phosphate-dependent aminotransferase, whose product is MKIRTKPSIINHIPVLHGGRNSSQSIDSKIIDFSSNVSPAGTPFTVKKSLKKNIENIKHYPDSSSSTVISSLKKYTKLEKSNLIVGNGAIEILYNFCFAFLSKKTKVLIPIPTFQEYEAVAKLNECQISYFKTMNLSKNLDVFISKIPKNGCVFICNPNNPTGQLLSKKELLQIIKKAKKLSTIVFLDECFIEMVPASNESIISYVKNHKNLFVLRSLTKSFALPGIRIGYAAGSKEIINVLKKIQIPWSVNSLAQDAANTALKNKSHLVKSNSIIEKELIFLRNKINKLKGFDCDDSSTNFILIKTKKNSTELQKKLLEHKILIRDCKNFRGLDNHHIRIAVKAHKDNLKLVNVLEKIK
- the cobS gene encoding adenosylcobinamide-GDP ribazoletransferase; this translates as MFKEIGSVFSFLTIFPSTNASLDTIAKYMFMFPIVGIAIGLLIGSLGFGLSFFLEPLLVSLLVVASIAIVTGIHHADGLADFADGLMVKGSKDKKLKAMKDLSTGSAGIVTIVLYLIGLIITISLTSGFDLFKAILISEILAKFSMVLMASLGKSASLGSNSPFVEFMKDKKKLTAAFLIMLIPVIVIGETTGLIMLGVTIVLTMFLLALSTRSFGGVTGDVLGATNEFTRLASLMVFVSI
- a CDS encoding cobyric acid synthase, producing MKSLMIQGTSSGAGKTTLVAALCRIFSDKGYRVAPFKSQNMSNFAYVTPEFEISRAQAIQAIGSRCEITPDLNPILLKPIGNYNSIVYLNGKRYKKMHAKEYYEKFVNQKGIDVAVKSLKILQKNYDLVILEGAGSPAEINLQKFDIANMRIAQKANASVLLVSDIDKGGSFASLVGTMALIEKKYQKLVKGFIFNKFRGDLDVLKPGFKKLKNITKIPVVGTIPLIPLDLPEEDSLNATPKDIQWTKRNISKIDNELNKLAKTVESNLDIQSIEKMLK